Within candidate division TA06 bacterium, the genomic segment TGTTTACTGCATATTTGTCACTTCTTTTTCAGTGAAAACTATATAGTTAATTTATTAATAGATTACGACATTAATCGTTTTTTTCTATAATTAATAAAGTGTAATTTTTACATTTATTTTCACCAAATATACTATCTGTCAAACAGTTATAATGTGATGTAAAAATTACACAGGCGAATGATTATTTGCACAATAAAAGGCCTTATGCTAAAATAAGGCGACTTTTATTTATTTTTAAAATAATGAAAACTATCTGCTTGTTTCACTGACTCCCGGCTCCCGGTGTCGGGGCCGTTCGATATTCAGCTCCCGTAACAGGCGGGAAAGGTAGGACGGCTGAATGTCCAAAACTTTAGCGGTTTTTTTTTGATTCCAGGCATTTGTTTCCAAAGCTTTTATCATATACTCCCTTTTGAATGCTTCTTGGGCGCCAACCCAGGTCATGGTGGGCGGAATGTCGTCCCTGGTGGAAGTATCGTCCACCAGCCGGGGCAGGTTTTGCAGGGTTATGGTTTGACCGGAACAAAGCACTACCGCTCTTTCCACCGCATTCTGCAATTCGCGGATATTTCCCGGCCAGGAATAATTCTGCAGGGCTTGGGCAGCTTCCTCGGTAAAGCCCCGCACCTGTTTTTTGGTTTCCCGGCCGAAATGTTCCAGAAAATGCCGGGCCAAGACCGGCATGTCCTCCGCCCTTTGGCGCAGGGGCGGCAGGAATATTTGAAAAACGTTTAAGCGGTAATAAAGGTCCTCCCGGAACAATCCTGATTTCACCAGTTGCAGCAGGTCCTTATTGGTGGCGGCTATGATCCTGATGTCCACTTTGATCGTTTCGCTGCTGCCCAGCCGCTCGAATTCCCTTTCCTGCAACACTCTTAGAATTTTAGCCTGGATGGTCTGGGGCAGGTCCCCCACTTCATCCAGGAAGATGGTGCCCCCGGCCGCCATCTCAAACCTTCCTTTGCGGCGGCAGCCGGCCCCAGTAAAGGCCCCTTTTTCGTGCCCGAAAAGCTCCGATTCTAAAAGCTCCACCGGGATGGCGGCGCTGTTGATAGCCACGAAAGCCTTTTCGGCCCGGGGGCTTTGGTAATGGATGAACCGGGCCAGCAGTTCCTTGCCGGTTCCATTTTCGCCCTGGAGCAGCACCGTAGTATTTCCTGACGCCACCTTGCGGGCCAGGCCCAGCATCTCTTCCACCGCCTGGCTTTTCCCGGTAATCGTATACCGGCTGGCAACCTCGTCGCGCAGCTGGAGGTTCTCGTCTTTCAAACGGCTGTATTTGTCAACGTTTTCCAGCACCTGGGCCGCCAGTCCGGCAAATTTCAAAAGCAGCTCCTGATCCTGCTGGTCAAACTGCCGGCCGTCCTTTTTGTTCAAAACCTCTATCACCCCGATGGTCTGCCCCCGGGATAGCAGGGGCACACATAACAGAGATTTGGTGGTGAACTTGGTTTTTTCGTCTATGCCCTTATACCAGCGTTCATCCTGTTCGGTCTGGTTCACTATCTGGGGCTTTTGCTCCCGGGCCACCCACCCGGCAATCCCCTGTCCCATGGGAACGGAAAGTTTTTTCAACTCTTCCGAAACCTCGCCGGTGGCATGGGCAAAATGAAGGTTTTGAGTGGCCTGATCCAGCAGTAACAGCGAACTGGCCTCCGCCACAGTTAGCGTTTTAGCCGATTCGATTATGATGTCCAGCAATTGGCTTTGATCCAGGGTGGATGAAAGCGATTTGCTGAAAGACAACAAAAATTCCAGCTCTTGACGGGATTTCTGGTCGTTCATAGGTTTTATATCCTTTTTGTAAATGTTTCTTCTCCGATGATAACAGTGATATATAAGGATGTCAAGGGGGGTGGCTGGAATAAAATTTACCGTTAGTTTTGGGTTTGTTTTGATTCCATAAACTTTTGCTTGACTTTATTGCAATAATAGTTATAATGGAGTATTCACAATTTTTCAAAAGGAATTAAAAATGAAAAAATTATTATTGGCGTTTTTGGTCTTTTCCCTGAGCGCCATGGTGGCGATGGCGCAGCAGCATGGGTTGGGGCTTAAGCAACATGATCCATTAAAGGACAAACCCCGCCATCTGGTAAAGATCAATGTTTCCCCAAAACTGCCGGCCGCCGTGGACCACACGGATGGAATGCCTCCGGTAGGAGATCAAGGAAGCCAGGGATCCTGCACTGCCTGGGCTACGTCCTATTACAGTAAAACTTATCAGGAATACGCCGAACACGGCTGGGACGTATCTGATCCTCGCCATCAGTTCAGCCCCGCTTTTGTTTACAACCAGATTAACGGGGGAGTAGACGGCGGATCATATATTGATGATGCCTTTCAGCTTTTGTGCGACCTGGGCAGCGGCAGTTATTATCAGTTCCCATACAACCAAAGCGATTTTGCCACCTGGCCCAGCGAGGCCGCCTACGACACCGGCATAAGCTACCGTTGTCAAAATTGGTACAGCATTTATTCCGCTGATGATGCGGGAATAACGGCCATTAAACAGGTTATCTCTGATGGCGGCAATGTGGTGATCGGGCTGGAAGTTTTCCCCAATTTTGACAATATTAATGCATACGATACCGTTTATTGCGCCGCCGATCTTTCAGGCCTGTCCCGCGGCGGCCATGCCCAATGCTTTCTGGGTTACGATGATAATAAAGCAACCCATGACGGGCTGGGCGCCTTTAGAGCGGTTAACTCCTGGGGCACAGGTTGGGGAAACAAGGGTTATTATTGGATGTCTTATCAAGCGGTCAAAAACAGCCAGATAACGCCTTGGCCATATGTTTATTATGCCACCGACCGGATTGGCTATGTCCCGGCGTTAAAAATGAGAACCCGCCTGTTGCACCAAAAACGGGGACAGATCAGAATTCGGGTGGGCGTCGGAGACACCCTGGCTCCGCTTTGGGAAAGAGCCTTTTATTACAATCCCGCTTGGGATCACTATTATAGCGGGGGCGACCATCCTTATCCCGAAAACAATATAGTATTTGATTTGACCGAGGGAGCTTCTTTTCTTTCTACCGGCACCGGTAATACAATTTTTTTAAGATGCATCGACATTACAACCGACGGCGCCGCCGGACAGGTTCTTGATCTTTCTGCCGATCAGGTTTTATGGGGCGTTTCCGCATCTTCCCATCAGACGCCCAAAAACATTACGGATGATAACAGCCCTGTTTACACCAGCCTCTCCCTGCATTACCAGGATTTCACCAATACAGTTTGGCCCGCCCAGCAAACCATTGCTCAGGGAAGCGCCGCCGGGTTAATCATCCGGGTAAGCCCGCTTAACGGCTATTCCTCATGGGTAAAGCTTTCGGCTTCGGTTTTTCCCTTGCCCGCCCAAGGGAGTTTGAGCATTTCTTTGGCCGCCGATTCGCTTTTACCCTTGGACTCCTGCGCCGCCAGCCTTGCCTCCTCGGCCGATGTTTCCCCCGGCCTTTATAACATTGCCGTGATGGCGGTAGATTCGGCCGACACCATAACCCACATTTCGACCGCCGCTGTTTGGGTGTTGGGCTCGGGCCAGGCTTTGTGCGTCGGTTCGGGCGGCGCCATTATTAACCTGATGAAAAAACATTGGGCTTCGGTGGACAGCCTGGAGCAAATGCCCCCAATCATTGGCAGCCAATACCAAGCCTTGGTATTGGAAAGCGGAATCACTCCGGCGGATTCAATAAATATACGGCAATACGTGGAGAACGGCGGGAACCTCTTATTGATTGGATCCACGCCCCACCAACTTTGCGGAGGCTCCGACCTGACCTCCATCAGCCCCTGGCTGGGCGCCAAGTCTCATGCCTGGTATACCGGCACAGGAATGAAGCTTATTTCAGATCGTACTGCCCCGTTTGACGTCTCCACCATAAACGTGGGCGACACGCTGGGAACTGCCCTGTATAATTGGAGCCGGCTTTCCAGCCTGGTTCCCGGGGCCGCGGTTTTGGGGCATTACGGAACTTTCCCCTCTATTTATGCCGCTTTATACAATGAATACGGCAGTGGCCGCTGTTTCTGGTTTACTGTCGGAGCCGGAACCGGAGTTAAAAGCGATTCCTTGATAGACGGGTTTCTGGGGCACCCTGCGTTGGGCATAGAATCTCAATATGCTACCGCAGAACCTAGCCTGAGCACGATTACTTTGAACTATGCTCCTAATCCGTTTAAATTATCAACGACCATCAATTACCAAATCCCCAAATCGGCGATGGTAAGCTTGAAGGTTTACAACCTGGCCGGTCAATTGGTCAAAGTTCTGGACCATGGCTTAAAAAGTCCCGGCGCTTACCGGGTCAACTGGAATGGCGGCACCGATGGAGGCTCAAAGCTTTCCGGCGGCATATATTTTGTGAGAATCCAAGCCGAGACTTCAAGCCTGGTTAAAAAGATATTGCTGCTTCGCTGACCCAGCGATCCGAAAATCCATAATAAAAATGATATGATTACGATAAGCCATCCTGCCAACTAACAACTTGGACTTTGACAATTATATCTTGGCCTGCGGTCATTTCGATACCGGCCGGCCGTTAAAGCGCCTTCTGCCTGTTCAACTTTAATAGCATAAAGCCGCATTAAAAACGGCCAGCCGACTCAATGTCCGCAGGCTATATTTTCCAAAGCGAAAAATTGCCACAGTCCCATAACAATAACGAACAGATGAGAAAATTAAACAATCGGCAATACCAAAAAGCCGCCGATACCCTGCGGATGCTGGCGGTGGACGCGGTGGAACAGGCGGGCTCCGGCCATCCCGGCCTGCCGATGGGCGCGGCCGATTTCGCCTTTACCCTGTGGCACGACTTCTTGCATTTCAACCCCAAAGACCCCAAGTGGCCGGGGCGCGACCGTTTTATACTTTCGGCCGGGCACGGCTCGGCCCTGCTGTATGGGTTGCTGCATCTGTTCGGTTACGAGGTTTCTCTGGAGGAGATCAAGAACTTCCGCCAGTGGAAAAGCAAAACCCCGGGCCACCCCGAAACCGGCCACACCCCGGGAGTGGAAGCGACCACCGGGCCGTTGGGACAGGGATTTGCCAACGGGGTGGGCATGGCCCTGGCCCAGAAGATGGTCTCCGCTCGCCTGGGGCTTGACCGGCAGAAAATTCTGGAACACTATATTTATGCCCTGGTCTCGGACGGCGATCTGATGGAGGGCATCTCTTCCGAGGCGGCCTCGCTGGCCGGGCACTTAAAACTGGGAAACATTATCTACCTATATGACGACAACCGCATCACCATTGACGGACAGACCGGACTAAGCTTTTCTGAGGATGTGGGAGCCCGGTTCAAGGCCCTGGGCTGGCATGTCCAGAGAATAGACGGACACGACCACCTGGCCGTTCACCAGGCGGTCAAAAAAGCCATGAAGATTCTGGACAGGCCTTCGCTGATCCTGGCCCGGACCCGCCTCGCCCAGGGCAGCCCCAACAAATGCGATTTTTCTGCGGCCCATGGGGCGCCGTTGGGAAGGGAAGAGGTTACCGCCACCCGGAAAAATCTGGGATGGCCCCAGCAGACATTTTACATCCCCGACGAGGTAAAATTGGTCTGCCAGAAAAAGGTCGCCAGGGACAAGCGGGAATACAACAAATGGCAGAAGAACTTTGCCGCCTGGCGTCTGCGGAACCCGGAGAAGGCGGGGCTGTGGGACAAATTGGACAAAAAAGAAATTCCAGCCGGGCTTTATGGCATCCTGGCTTCATCGATCAAGCCCGAACCGTCCGCCACCCGCAGCCTTTCCGGACAGTTGATCCAGAAGATCGCGGAGATCTGTCCTTCCCTGGCGGGCGGCTCGGCCGACCTGGCCGGCTCCACCAATGCCGAGATCAAGGGATCGGCCTATGTCTCGGCGGAAAATTTCGACGGACGCAACATCCATTTCGGGATCCGGGAACACGCCATGGGAGCCATAATGAACGGACTGTCCCTTTACGGTTTTTTCCTCCCCTTCGGCTCCACCTTCCTGGTGTTCTCGGATTACTGCCGTCCGGCCGTGCGCCTTTCGGCGCTGATGAAACAGCAGGCGGTCTACATCTTTACCCACGACTCTTTTTACCTGGGCGAAGACGGCCCCACCCACCAGCCCATCGAGCATGTTTCGTCCTTACGGCTTATTCCCGGCCTCCAGGTCATCCGGCCGGCCGACGCCTTGGAGACCGCCGCTGCTTGGACCATGGCTCTGGGGAAAAAGGACGGGCCAACCGCGCTGATCCTGACCCGGCAGAAACTTTCAGTGATAGAGCGTTCGGAGAAATTCGATTGCGAAGATGTTTTACGTGGCGGCTATATGGTATCCAGCCAGGGGCAAGGACGTAAAATCACGCTTATGGCCAGCGGCTCGGAGACAGGCCTGGCGGTGGAAGCCGCCAAACTGCTGGCTTCGCAGGGACTGGAGATCTCGGTCGTCTCGGTGCCTTGTCTGGAATTGTTTTTGGAGCAAAGCGAAGAATACCGCAAAACAGTCATTCCCGGGGACTCCGTAAAAGTGGCGCTGGAAGCCGGACGCGGAGCCTTGTGGCGGCAGTTGATCGGCGGGGACGGGTTGTTTATTGGAATTGAGCATTTCGGGGCCAGCGCCCCGGACAAGGTCCTGGCCAAGGAGTTCGGGTTTACGGCGGAACAGGTGGCGGAGAAAATAAAAAAGTTTTTAGGATGACGCATCCGCAGATGGCCGCAGATTATCGCAGATTGAAAATTCCCATACGACCGCAAAGATAACCAAATACTTCTATCTCTGTTAAGAAAAAGCCGCTCTTTTAAGAGCGGCTTTTTCTTTTGCGTTTCATCAGACCCTTGATTATATATTCAAATAATTTGAGTTGCCCTGGGTCGGCTTTTCGCAATTGTCCGTATATTCTTTTTTGCATAGGTTTCATTTTTGGGAAAAGGTTTATATGATTTTCCACGAGATTTTTGCGGGTTTCAATATTGATGAACAAAACGGCAAAATTAATTTTCAATGCCGCAGCTATTTTTTCAAGGCTCTTGAGGGTCGGATTCACGCGACCCTGTTCAATAAAGCCAATGTACCGGTAATCCACCCCGGCGCGTTCCGCCAGTTTTTCTTGGGACAGGTTTTGGCTTTTGCGAATAGCCCTGGTATTATCGCCCACCAACTTCAATATTTCGCTCATGATAACCGCCTCCTTTATAATTAGTATACCCTAATTATAGATAGCCTTATCACGCCTGTAAATTTAGTATAATAAGTATTGACAAATACTAATTATATTTAGTATAATATTATGAGCAAAAACATAAAAAAGGAAGGAGGTGAATCAAATGAAAACTGCTTTAGTTTTTATAGTTTCCTCATTTTAATGCATTCAGCAACGTTTGTCAATAGCGGCCGGAAAAATAATTTTTCCTTCCGGGCTGATATCATTTGAAAACCCGCCCCAAAAATGCTATTATTATCCATTAACCCGGCCCGGCCAAACGCCCCGACAGATATTTGTGGATAGCTGAATAAAAACCCTTCGGGCCGGAGTTTATCTTGATGAATAGAAGGGTGTCTTCGTGGCAAAATGAATAAAATCGATTTTAAAAACACATTACTCTCCGGTCTAAAAAAGGGCCTGGACTCCTTCTGGCAGCTGATGAAGATGGTGGCCCCGGTTTACACCGCCATCTGCATCCTGCGGGCTACTCCGGCCATGGACTGGTTCGCCTCCTTCTGCGCCCCGGCCATGAAGTGCTTCGGCCTGCCGGGGGAGAGCGCCTTGGCGCTGATAGTGGGCAACCTGGTCAACCTCTACGCCTCCATCGGGGTGATCGCCGGGCTTAAGCTCCAGCCCCAGCAGCTGACCCTGCTCTCGCTGATGCTGTTGATCTCCCACAGCCAGATATTGGAAAGCGCGGTGTTCGCCCAGATCAAGACCCGCTATCTGCTGCTCTCGCTGTTCCGCTTTTTATTGTCGCTGTTCCTGGGCTGGTCCCTTCATTTTTTCATCCTGGGGTAAGACCATGATGTTATTTATGAAAAACTATTTATGGGGCCTGGGCGACCTGTCGCTCAAGATCTTCCTGATCGTGATGATCCTGTTCCTGCTGTTGGAGTTCATCAAGGCCTTAGGCGTGCTGGAGGACAGCCTGGTCCGGCTAAACCGCTTCACCCGGCACTTGGGGCTTAAGAAGCATTCGGGGATGCCGCTTTTGGCCGGGTTAATCTTCGGCATCGTTTTCGGGGCCAGTTTGATCATCTCCTCATCCCGCGAGCAGCAATTAGACAAACGGCAGGTGTTTCTGATCAGCCTGTTCCTGGCCACCTGCCACGGGATCGTGGAGGACACCGGGCTGTTCGTGGTGATCGGGGCCAACTTCTGGTGGATCGTCATTCCCCGGCTGGTGCTGGCGGTATTGCTGACCTGGCTGATAGCGATCTTTTACCCCGAAACAAGTGCCAAGCAACCAGGTGCTTAAGCAGAAACATTTAGACCCTGAAAAACACTGCAAGAAAACTGTCAGCGTAATTCAGCGTCAAGTAAAAATATGACCCGCAAAAAGTTTGAGGACATAGCCGGGCAGGCCATCGCAGAACTGCCAGAAGAATTCCGCCGCAAATTGGAAAATATCGCGGTGACCATCGAGGATTACCCTTCCGATAATACACTTTTGAGCCTGGATCCCAAGCCGCGAAAACACCAGCTGCTGGGGATATACATCGGTATCCCGTACAACCGGCGGCCGCCCTACCCCATTTCCGGGGCCCTGCCGGAAAGGGTAGAACTATATCAGAAGAACATCGAGACCCTTTGTTCTAATGAATCTGAAATAAGGTTTCAGATCAAGGAGACCATCATCCACGAAATAGGGCACTACTTCGGACTGTCTGAAGAAACTTTGGAACGCCTGCAGAAGCGGCAAAATCAACCGCAAAGACCTAAGGAACCGAAGATTAACTAATTGGGAAGATATCCTCTTTTTGTTACCCTTGGTAACCTTTGATACCCTTGGCGCGTCTTCGCGTTTAAAAAATCACAAATAAATTCAAGATACTTGAAAGGACACTCTGCAGAAGGACTCACCCAAACCCGGCGAGATGATCGCCCTAATCAAGACCAACCAGGGAACAATGAAAGCCCGGCTGTTCGGCGACCTGATCCCCGAAGGGGTCAAGAACTTTACCGAGCTGGCCAAGGCCGGCAGGTACAAGGATGTGCCCTTCCACCGGGTGATCAAGAACTTCATGATCCAGGGCGGAGACTTCACCGCCAAGAACGGCACCGGCGGCCACTCCTACAAGGGCCCTGGCACCAACATCGGCGACGAGTACCATCCGGAGTTGTCCCACATCCGGGGGGCTCTCTCTTACGCCAAGACCGCCCAGCCCAATTCCATCGGCTCCCAGTTCTTCATCGTCCATCCCCAGAAGGGCGCCCACTTTTTGGACCATCCCCAGGGCGGCGGTCCGGCCGAGGGTTACAGCGTGTTCGGCCAGCTGTTCGAGGGGTTCGAGGCGCTGGATAATATCGCCAACACCGCCACCGGAGCCAACGACAAGCCCCAGGAGCCAATGACCATAGAGGACATTGATATCACCAATTTTTAAGGAAAGGATAGACAAATGAGAATCATGATAAGAATCGTTATGGCCGCCGTTCTGCTGGCCCTTCCTCTGTCGTTTTTGACGGCCCAAGTTCCCGTCAAGACAGACCTGATCAAGATACTGGAGGCCGTGCCGGTTCCGCCGGCCAGTTCCAAGGATGCTTTTGCCAAAGTGGCCGTCACCGATGCCGAGGACAATGTCACTTACAGCGCCGCCAAAGTATTCACAGCTACCGACCAGCAGTTAAAGAATTTTGAGGACATCTATACCGAACAAGCCAAGGCAGCCATGGGTTCCACTCCCAACGGCATTCCAGTCGGAATGCCTGGCGCAGGCATGACCGAAGCCGATGCCAAGCAGATCCAGTCCATGACCAAGGAACAGAAGATAGCCATGGCTATGGCTATGGTCGGCACCATGACCCAGCCGGTCCAGATGGAACCGCCGGCAATAAAGGCTGCGCAAGAAGCCTGGATATCGTTATACTCCCAGACCCAGGAGGAATTTCAGCGCGGTGTAGCCCTGCAACAGGAAGAGGGCGCACTGGAGAACGAGTATCAACAAGACCATAACGAGTTGGATTCCCTCCAGGCCATAGAGATCAGTAAACTGCCGCAGTTATCCACCGGGGAGATGAGCTATGCGGACCCCGTTCTATTGAAAGCTGTGAAATTGAAATATGCCGACAAGCACATCGCCGTGGCCGACAAGAGGCTGGCCCAGATCGGAACCGGATGGCAGGCCGAGGTGACAAGGATCAAGACCCGCAATGCCGATTTCCTGAAAAAACTGGCGGCTTGCGATTACGCCGCCGGGGCCAAGAACCCATCCACCAAAAAGATCCTGTCCGACGGACAGATGACGGTGTTCAAAGTCATAGCGACCCAGGTGGAAATGTCCCGCCACGCCTGGGAGGAATCGGCCGGATGGCAGGGACTGAAGAATATCGAGAAAGAAACAGCGGTTGACTAGAAGTCCTGGGCATTGTAAAAAGCCCCGCTTGAAAAAGCGGGGCTTTTCTTTGTTAACAAAATTAGTTTATTGTTTTACATTTAAAAGTTTGAACCTGAATATGAAAGCACTACTAACCACGGTATTTTATTTATAGTGCCCATGTTTGTTACATAAGTATACGTGCTAAAAACCTGAACGGCTGCTTGCACAACATATGGAGCCGAACTATTCCCAAAATCTAAAAAATAAATATTTTCCCCTACTGCATACAGTGCTGTAGTTTTACTGAGTGATTGCAACCTTTGGCCTACAAACTCAAAACACCTTCCTTGTAAGTTGTAAATATTTCCGTACAATAAGGTCCTCATATCTTCAATGCCTTTTGAACCTTGTTTTTCAAGTTCAATCCTACTTTTTTCTGAAATATTATAATGCAAATATTTTCCAAGAATTTCAGGCGTATAGCCATTCTGACTTAATTTTTTCGCTTTTTGGGGATTCAATTCCACTTTGCGCCACTCAATAGCTTCCGCAACCATAAATATTTTATGCCCCTCAATTTTTCGTGATAACACTTCAGCGGCCTTATATAAAGCTTCCGCAGTATTTACTCTTATATCTGCACTTTCAAATGGTTTGCCGTAGTTTTTTGATTCATTCTCCCCACTTGTTTCCCCCTTTGCCTCTATAATTAATTGCCTTGTGGGGTTCCCCTGTTTTATGGCTATAATATCATCGCCAGGTTTTCTACCCTTTGTTATTTGCTGTATTTCATAGCCATGTTCCTTTAGCATTGAACAAACAGCATCAATTACGCTATCTTCTGTTAACATTGTCAAAACCCTTTCTAATATATATTACCAACTCATTCCAATTTTTACAAGAGCTTGCTGCGCTTCAGCATTGCCACCTCTGGCCGCTTGTTGTAGGTCCCCCACTGCTTGCACTAAATTGTTCATTCGTATATAGACCCGAGCCCGTCCACAGTAGGCAATTGTAAAATTTGGCCATAATTTAATAGCTGTTGTAAAATCATTTATAGCTTCCTGATCTTTGTGTAATAATGCATGTGCATAACCTCTCATGCCATAAGCCATAGCATATCTGGGATTAATTGCAATGGCTTTAGAATAATACTCCACCGCTTTTTGTTGATCGCCTTTATAATTTCCAAATATCCCGCCAATTAGAACTAATGTTTCCTCGTCTTGGGGCACGTATTCCAACCCTTTGTTATAATCACTTAATGCCTTATCATATTGACCTGTATTTTGATACCCCTTTCCCCGAAGTTTATAAATGCTCCATTCCCCCGTGCCCAGTTCCCCCACAAACTGCGGGTCTATTTCTATCGCTTTATTGCATATATTAATAATGGACATATAGTCGCTCTGCACCAAACTTATGTTTGCTTTTAAGTGATATGCCTCCACACACTTTGTATCCATGGAAAGGGCTTTGCTTACATCTTCTATAGCTTTCTCCATGTAAGAACGATCTGTTGAAAACCAACCCCACCCCCGATATACGTAATAAATACATTTCTTGTCATTGATTTTTATGGCATTACTAAAATCATCTATACTTTTGGAATATTGTGCCTGATACAAAAAAGCCTTTCCTCTTTTAAAATATGCTGCGTCATTTTTAGGATTAATTTCAATAGCCTTGTCGTAATTATTTATTGCATATTCATAGTTCTTCATTTCAAGTTGTTCATCGCCTTTTAGTAAATACTCTTTCGATTTATCGATAGCACAACCTTGCAGCATAATAAATATGCCTATAAAATATAAACACCTTACTTTTTTCATTTTCATTGACCCCCATATTTAGCTATTTATCATATGCTTTATCAACCGGCGATCTGCCTTCAATCACTGGTTCCCAGCGTGATAACTTATCGTCCGTGAAAGTCACTAGCAACTTATGCAAAGTTGGACCATAGCGAAATGTTTTACCCGTTTTTTTTGGTTCGTTTATATTTTCATCGCCCATAAACGTCTTTTCGGAAGCCACTTGTGCTATTCTAACTTCATAGAGCCAACAGATCTTATTTTCAAAACCAGCATAAACGATTATTGGCGTGCCTATGTTTTTCAAAACCTCATCTTTTGTCATGCCTATTCGTAATTTTAATGTCTCGTCCGTATTGATAAAAGGTGTATTATAGTTTGAACCAATTGTGGCGCACCCTGAAAGAGTCAGTGCCAACAAAATACTTAACAGGTATTTCATGGTTGTTTCTCCTTTTATTGTAATAATTGCTTATGGGTTATTGTAATACTAATTCTTCTTTTTGTCAAGTAAATTATTCCACTATTTGTATATGCCTTTATAATCCTCCTAATGTTATCATTAATCAGTTAATTAGGGGGGGTATGGCGACACTTTATCAGCAAATAGGCCAACGAATTCAAACATTACGAAAACAAGCGGGGATGACACAAGAGGAATTATCGGAAAGGGCCGATTTAAGCAATACCTATATTGCCATGATTGAGGCAGGCAAGCGGTCGCCATCTATAAAAGCATTAGATAAAATCGCTATGGCCTTGCAAGTGGGTATAACGGATTTATTTGGTTTTTCCTCAAACAGCCCTAAAATTAAAACTGCCCGGACAAACAACCTTTCACTTACCAAAACAG encodes:
- a CDS encoding sigma 54-interacting transcriptional regulator, with the protein product MNDQKSRQELEFLLSFSKSLSSTLDQSQLLDIIIESAKTLTVAEASSLLLLDQATQNLHFAHATGEVSEELKKLSVPMGQGIAGWVAREQKPQIVNQTEQDERWYKGIDEKTKFTTKSLLCVPLLSRGQTIGVIEVLNKKDGRQFDQQDQELLLKFAGLAAQVLENVDKYSRLKDENLQLRDEVASRYTITGKSQAVEEMLGLARKVASGNTTVLLQGENGTGKELLARFIHYQSPRAEKAFVAINSAAIPVELLESELFGHEKGAFTGAGCRRKGRFEMAAGGTIFLDEVGDLPQTIQAKILRVLQEREFERLGSSETIKVDIRIIAATNKDLLQLVKSGLFREDLYYRLNVFQIFLPPLRQRAEDMPVLARHFLEHFGRETKKQVRGFTEEAAQALQNYSWPGNIRELQNAVERAVVLCSGQTITLQNLPRLVDDTSTRDDIPPTMTWVGAQEAFKREYMIKALETNAWNQKKTAKVLDIQPSYLSRLLRELNIERPRHREPGVSETSR
- a CDS encoding T9SS type A sorting domain-containing protein, with translation MKKLLLAFLVFSLSAMVAMAQQHGLGLKQHDPLKDKPRHLVKINVSPKLPAAVDHTDGMPPVGDQGSQGSCTAWATSYYSKTYQEYAEHGWDVSDPRHQFSPAFVYNQINGGVDGGSYIDDAFQLLCDLGSGSYYQFPYNQSDFATWPSEAAYDTGISYRCQNWYSIYSADDAGITAIKQVISDGGNVVIGLEVFPNFDNINAYDTVYCAADLSGLSRGGHAQCFLGYDDNKATHDGLGAFRAVNSWGTGWGNKGYYWMSYQAVKNSQITPWPYVYYATDRIGYVPALKMRTRLLHQKRGQIRIRVGVGDTLAPLWERAFYYNPAWDHYYSGGDHPYPENNIVFDLTEGASFLSTGTGNTIFLRCIDITTDGAAGQVLDLSADQVLWGVSASSHQTPKNITDDNSPVYTSLSLHYQDFTNTVWPAQQTIAQGSAAGLIIRVSPLNGYSSWVKLSASVFPLPAQGSLSISLAADSLLPLDSCAASLASSADVSPGLYNIAVMAVDSADTITHISTAAVWVLGSGQALCVGSGGAIINLMKKHWASVDSLEQMPPIIGSQYQALVLESGITPADSINIRQYVENGGNLLLIGSTPHQLCGGSDLTSISPWLGAKSHAWYTGTGMKLISDRTAPFDVSTINVGDTLGTALYNWSRLSSLVPGAAVLGHYGTFPSIYAALYNEYGSGRCFWFTVGAGTGVKSDSLIDGFLGHPALGIESQYATAEPSLSTITLNYAPNPFKLSTTINYQIPKSAMVSLKVYNLAGQLVKVLDHGLKSPGAYRVNWNGGTDGGSKLSGGIYFVRIQAETSSLVKKILLLR
- the tkt gene encoding transketolase encodes the protein MRKLNNRQYQKAADTLRMLAVDAVEQAGSGHPGLPMGAADFAFTLWHDFLHFNPKDPKWPGRDRFILSAGHGSALLYGLLHLFGYEVSLEEIKNFRQWKSKTPGHPETGHTPGVEATTGPLGQGFANGVGMALAQKMVSARLGLDRQKILEHYIYALVSDGDLMEGISSEAASLAGHLKLGNIIYLYDDNRITIDGQTGLSFSEDVGARFKALGWHVQRIDGHDHLAVHQAVKKAMKILDRPSLILARTRLAQGSPNKCDFSAAHGAPLGREEVTATRKNLGWPQQTFYIPDEVKLVCQKKVARDKREYNKWQKNFAAWRLRNPEKAGLWDKLDKKEIPAGLYGILASSIKPEPSATRSLSGQLIQKIAEICPSLAGGSADLAGSTNAEIKGSAYVSAENFDGRNIHFGIREHAMGAIMNGLSLYGFFLPFGSTFLVFSDYCRPAVRLSALMKQQAVYIFTHDSFYLGEDGPTHQPIEHVSSLRLIPGLQVIRPADALETAAAWTMALGKKDGPTALILTRQKLSVIERSEKFDCEDVLRGGYMVSSQGQGRKITLMASGSETGLAVEAAKLLASQGLEISVVSVPCLELFLEQSEEYRKTVIPGDSVKVALEAGRGALWRQLIGGDGLFIGIEHFGASAPDKVLAKEFGFTAEQVAEKIKKFLG
- a CDS encoding helix-turn-helix transcriptional regulator → MSEILKLVGDNTRAIRKSQNLSQEKLAERAGVDYRYIGFIEQGRVNPTLKSLEKIAAALKINFAVLFINIETRKNLVENHINLFPKMKPMQKRIYGQLRKADPGQLKLFEYIIKGLMKRKRKSRS
- a CDS encoding nucleoside recognition protein; this translates as MNKIDFKNTLLSGLKKGLDSFWQLMKMVAPVYTAICILRATPAMDWFASFCAPAMKCFGLPGESALALIVGNLVNLYASIGVIAGLKLQPQQLTLLSLMLLISHSQILESAVFAQIKTRYLLLSLFRFLLSLFLGWSLHFFILG
- a CDS encoding nucleoside recognition protein; its protein translation is MKNYLWGLGDLSLKIFLIVMILFLLLEFIKALGVLEDSLVRLNRFTRHLGLKKHSGMPLLAGLIFGIVFGASLIISSSREQQLDKRQVFLISLFLATCHGIVEDTGLFVVIGANFWWIVIPRLVLAVLLTWLIAIFYPETSAKQPGA
- a CDS encoding metallopeptidase family protein is translated as MTRKKFEDIAGQAIAELPEEFRRKLENIAVTIEDYPSDNTLLSLDPKPRKHQLLGIYIGIPYNRRPPYPISGALPERVELYQKNIETLCSNESEIRFQIKETIIHEIGHYFGLSEETLERLQKRQNQPQRPKEPKIN